CGTCAGCCAGGGTGCCACTGCCACTTACTAACACTGCAAACTTTGGCTGGTACTTAGACATTAAACTCCAACTTCTCGCCCTTGTTGTAGTAACCGGTGCTGGTTATAGTTAGACCTTTTTGTGGCACCACCTCACCAATAACTTTGGCCTTCAATTTATGGCTTTTAGCTATTTCGATGGCTTTATCTGGCTCGGGCGTAACTATCACCATCCCCTGGCCCATGTGCCACGTGCGGTAAGCCTCGCGATCGCTCACGCCGCCCAGTTGCTGACAATGTAACATTAGCTCAACTGGTGTATACGGATCGTATATAGCAGCACCCAGGCCACTTGGCCTTAGAGCCCGCTCCAGTTTAGATGGCAAGCCACCACCCGTAACATTGGCTAGGGCATGTAGTCCGGCTTTGGCTGGGTTAGTTTTTTGCCAACCCCCAGACATATCTACAACTGCGGCCGAATAGATAGTTGAAGGCGCCAGTGCCAAATCAATTAGCTTCTTGCCCCTCAGCCTTTTCTTGTGCCAGTCTGGCCCGACTTTGCTGTTAAGGATTTTGCGAATCAACGATATGCCATTCGAGCGCAGGCTGGTTTCTTGCAAACCCACGATGGCGTCACCTGGCTTAACCTTGTGGCCGGTAATTAGTTTGCTCTTATGCGCAAACCACACCAGCGCCGCACCCCAGTTCAAGCTAAAATCTTTGCTCGCCCCCACACGATTACCGAGCTGGGCAATTTCGCCATTCACGATGGCCACATTGGCGGCCTTGGCGGCTTTTACATAGCCTTCCGTAAGTTGTTTAACATAAATCAAGCGGCTGTCGTCTTCGCCCAGGGTATTTACGTCGATTATAGAGCCGGCTATCACTGGCTCACCGCCACGAATCACAGCGTCGTCGCAAACCATAGCTAACAAATCAAAGGCCAAGGTATCGTAGCGTTTGGCTTTGTCGGCAAACTCAGCCTTGGTGCCCACGCCGTCGAAACCTAGGTTCATTAAGGTGCCCGCCGGCAATTTGCCAGCATCAATAGCCCGAATGCCCGAAAAGTCATCGAACGGCAATACAACTTCGCCTAAGATTCCCTCTCGGTTTCTCCAGGTTTTGCGCGCTGCTTTGTACAGCAGCTCGGCAGCTTTTTCTTCGACATCTACATCTACCCCCGCTCCGGCGTAAGTCATACGCTTCATAATCGTTATTGTAACTTAAAACTTCGACTTAATATAGTTCATACCGATTGCTCTAAACAAAGGGTTGAAATTGCTAGTAATTGCTTTTTGACCATTCACAAAACTAACAATTGTGTGGAAGTAAATGTTTGGCAAACTTGGATCGTTGGCCGACCTAACTCTCATCTCAGCTGTGAAGGCGATGGTGGCTGGAATCACTTTCTCCTCATCAGCATTTATAAAAACTCGCTTGCTGCTAATGAGTTTGTTTACCTCGACCTTATCGCCTCGATTCAAAGCTCATGCCAACTTTTGAGCATTCGGCCAAATCTTCGACCATGCCAAGACCATTAACTATATGGTTATGAATTTTCTTGTCGCTACCGGTGTAAATAGCAGCACCGAAGTCAGCAATAATGCCAGTGCGTTGCCAAAAAGGCGACACGTGAAACAGCCCTACGGTTTCTTTTTCGAAGTTGTACTTTGGACTTGGCCAATACTTCTCAGGCCGTAGGCTATCAAAACGCGTTCTTTCGTATTTCTCGCCTGGGTTGCCAAACAACACGACCACACCATTTGGTGGTGGGTCGTACCAACCTTTCGATGCACTTTTAATTTTATCTAGACCCGAAATAATCCCTTTTGCGGCTCGGGATTCGCTTTTGCCTTCGGCTCGACTTAAAGCATCAGCAACAATACTCGATGCTTGCTTGCGTAGTTCTAGGCAGCTTTGGATTGCATTCATTGTGGCCATTGTAGCGCAAAAAATAATTCCCAAAAAGCACTCGGGCCCGGGGACGAATCCCCGGGCCCTACTCGGATTTTGATTGAACCAGTGGCGCTACCGATTGCGATGATCCCGAGACTCTCGGTCCACATCAAGGCCGATTACATCAACCAGGTGGTCGGGATCTAGAACAATGGACGATAGGCCAGCAGGATTGATACGAACCCCTTCGTCGGTTGCTGAAACAGCTTCGATCCAAGCCAGATTCCGGCTCAGAATGACCACAGAACCCACCTTGAGATCAGCGGCCCTGATGCTTTCTTGGGTGAGCACCATTTCGTCGTGGGATGTCCACCGCTTACCACAGCTTGTGCACTGTCTACGACGGCGCTTGTGACCATCGGCGGTTCTTCGTGTCTCGAGCACATTCGACACCGTCTGGCAGTTGGGACAGAACCTATCTAGCACAACTTTCATCTCACCCCATCCTCAGAGTCGAGTGTCTGGTTCGAGCCAGATCACATAGTTGATGTTCTTGATCTGTGCACCCCTAGCTTCGTGAAGAGCACGTGATTTCGTGTTCCACCCCCACACATTGGTCTCGATCGAATCGATACCTAGTGTGCGAAAGTGCTTCTTGGTGGCTTCCACCATGGCCTTGCCCACTCCCTGCCGGCGCTTGACTGGTCGAACCCATTCGGCTTCGATGTAGCCGTAGTCATGATCGGGCCAACCGGGCTTGTCGCGAGTGTGATGCACTGAGAGGTGGATAATGCCGACAGCTTTGTCTTCTAGAAAAGCCAACAGCAACCACTGTTCGGGGTCGGCCAGCACCTCGCGCACGTACGCTTCGTCACGCGGCCTGGCTGGCGGTGCTTGCCATGGTTCACACTGCAACACGTGCCAGTCAGCGAAGTCGGTCAGTAAGCGCGAACACAGCAAGATCGTGGCCTGCGACGCATCGCGCGGCACTTCTTCTACCTTGATAGCCATTTGTCTCACCCTCCCTTGGCAAGAAAGGTGAGGGACGTTCCATCTCACCTCCCCGCTCCCATACAGAGAGGCGAGATGGAATCGCACTTATTTAAACATGTGTAAACAAGAATAGAAAGCTTGAGCTTTCTATAAATAATAACTTATGGTGGAGCTAGCCGGGCTCGAACCGGCGACCTCTTGCATGCCATGCAAGCGCTCTGGCCAACTGAGCTATAGCCCCTCAATAGCAACTAATTTTAACCTGAAAATCGCCAAAAATCAACTAGAATAGCTTAAACAGCATATTTATGCCATACACTATCAGCACCAGAATTAGGGTGGCGGCAGCAAAGCCAATAAAAAAGCCAAATCCCAACCTAAAACCATCCCTATAGCTAAGCCTAGCTGGGTTTTCGATCTCGGCAGTTTTGATCTCTTTCTTAAAAAAGTCGTCGGCTTTTTTGGCTCGTTTGTCTTTGGATTCGTCCATACTAGTTAAGTATAAAGTATGATGGATGAAGTATAAAGTTTATTGTTCGAACCTGCCTGCCGGCAGGTAGGCGAAGTGAGAACTAATAGTTCTCGATAAACCTCGAACGGTAAAGATCCAGATCCTGAATCAAGTTCAGGATGACAAAGAGGAGGGGTTTTGGCGAGCCACCAAAACTACGTTCTTAGGCCCGCGCTTTAGAATTCTATAGTCACCAAAAACCTTCTTCATCTGTCTGGCCACCCAGGGTTTAAGCCGAGCCTCCACCACCATCACCAGCGCACCACCGTCGTTTAATCGCTCCTTGGCCTCGGCAATCATGGTATCGACTACTTCTCTGCCACGGTGGGTGGGTGGATTGCTAGCAATCAGGTCAAATCTTTGCTCGGAATCGAGCTCATCGTAGCTATGGCTAGCCACGACCTCAAGGTTTTCGATATGGTTTTGAGCCACATTGGCCTTGGTAGCCTTAACGGCGGCAATGTCGCTATCGAGCGCGACAACCTTAGATTCTGGTTTGAGCTTGGCCATATACAGTCCAATCGCGCCCCAGCCACAGCCCCAATCGAGAGCGGTCGAATAGTCAAATTTATTCAGTGATTCCAGCAACAGCCGAGTCCCCTGATCCAAACTCTTGGGCGAAAACAGATCGGGCTCGGCCTGGGCAATTATATAGATACCACTTACACTAATCTCTACCATTCCAGTTCGTGCTCCCCAATCTTGATTTTGGCACCAGGCTGACCGCCAAGGCGGCGAATCTGCCCCAACACGCCTTTGCGATCTAGGATGTGTCGCAGCCGTTGTACGGCTTGGTATTGCGAGAAGTTGGTGCGATTGGCAAAGCCCTCGAGCTCGGTGCCCGCTACCACAAACACATCGTCTTTGGCGTGTACACCCCAAGCCTTGGATTCATCGAGCCGTATGACCGGAATCTCTTCTTCAGAAATTTCGGTTTTGGCGTTAAGTTTTTGCAGCATTTGGTTGGTCGCACGCAATAGTTCCTGAACACCTTTGCCAGCCACTGAAGATATGCAAAGTACTTCGGTCCTTTTGAGCTTGGTAGCTTTAATAAATTCAGCCAGCTTTTTATCGACATCAGCTTTCGGCATACTCTCACACTTAGTTACAACTACAATTTGGGGTTCACGACTTAGATCTATCGCATAGCCAGATAGTTCTTTTTGAATCGTCTGGTAATCTTTGGCTAAATCTTCGCCGTTAATGTCAATCAAATGCAGTAGCAGCCGGGTGCGCTCCACGTGGCGCAAAAACTCATCACCCAAGCCCTTACCTTGGCTAGCACCTTCAATTAGGCCGGGAATATCAGCCACCAAGAAGCTACGCTCATCAACATCAACAACACCCAAGTTGGGCACCAAGGTAGTGAATGGATAATTGGCAATCTCGGGCTTGGCGTTACTGATTACCGACAGCAGAGTTGACTTACCAGCATTGGGCAGGCCTACCAAACCAACGTCGGCCACCAGCTTGAGCTCGAGCTTGAGCTGCTTGGCTTCGCCGCTCTCGCCTAGTTCGGCCATTTTGGGCGCTTGTCGCACCGAACTTTTGAAGTGAGCATTACCAAAGCCGCCGCGGCCACCAAAAGCCACAATGGCTTCGTCGCCATCGGCGGCTAAATCGGCAACTTGTTTTTCGCCGTTAAAAATCACTGTACCAGGTGGCACTGGCAACACCACATCGCCACCATTTTTGCCGTGACTGCGGCTAGGTCCGCCTTGGCCGCCATCGGTGGCCGCCCAGAGCTTGGAGCTACGGTATTTTGCCAAGGTGTTGGTGTTATGATCGGCTCGCAACACCACATTGCCACCATCACCACCATCACCACCATCGGGGCCCCCTTTTGGATTCCCGCGTGTACGCCAAAAACTCAGGCGGCCGTTGCCGCCGTTGCCCGCCTTAACTTTGACTGTAGCTACATCTGTAAACATGCTTGACATTGTAGCATAAAAGTAGGATAATCTGCAAGACTCTAGGGAACCGCTCTAGATCCGTTCTTGCCCTTTAGGAGGCAGCAACATGCAGTCCATAAAGAGAGGCTTCGGGACTGAGGTCAAAGTGCTTCGGTGGGAAGACTTGCCCTGGATCGACCAGGTAACGCCTGGGAAATTCAGCTGGCTCAAGAGTTTCGGTGGTGAGGACGTGCGAACCGGCCAGTTACTGCCTCTAGGCAGTGATCTGGTCGCTCTGCTAATGACTACACCACTGGTCATAGCCGTCGACATAACGCAAGACCCCAACAACCTTTCCATAAGGTTCGGGGTCAAGATCGAGGGTCGGGGTGTCTATACCGCTAAGGACAGTGGCTTTCCATTGATCGAGGACTCGATCGATGAGGCCATCGCGATCGTTGAACTGTTCGGCGAATCTGGTCGGTTGGAGGCTTACGTCACCGAGAATCCAGCGACATCGGCCGAAAAGTGGGTAGGAGCTTACGCCGCCAGCAACGAGTCCGCTCGGCAAGGGGCTCAAGGATGGCGCCATGGGTAGCACCGAAGTCGGCGACCGCTGGAAGGAGTTCGTGCGCGGATCTCTCGCCCCCATCGTTCGCGATGAGGCGCGTATCTCCGACCCGGAGTCCATTCGGCAAGTTCTGACTGGGGCCTTGGCCCCGCTCCGGCGAGCCGTCGAAATCGTGCCCGGCCCCTACCTGGTGGCACCAAGTGTTATCGAGGGTCTAGTTCGGACCTACATCACAACAGGCTCGATAGACCCGCTCCTCGAGGAGCTCTCACCCCGAGGATGAGCTACAAGCCCACCCAACCCGCCCCCGAAAGGGTTCGCAACCAAGCGAGCCCCTTTGGGGGCTTTCGCGTTTTACCAACTTTTGTAGCCAAAAAAGAGCCCCGGACTTTTCGCAAGGGCTCTTTGTTTTTTTGTTTTACTTTAATAAATGTATAAGAATTGACTAGCTGGGGCTGTACGCCAGGTTACGCGGTTCCAAGCACCATTAAAGTTCATCTCCGATACAGTTATAGTGCCGTCACCATTAACCGATTCCACATAGGCTACATGGTTGATGTTTCTTTGATCCCAGGCTATTGCGCCTGCACGAGGTGCGCTACCAGTAGCAAAGCCACTGGCCCCCGCCCGGCCATACCAATACCGAGCATCACCCCAGCCATTTGGTACATTGCGGCGACTGGCTACATAGTAGGTACAATAACCATATGCGTAGCCATTGTTCAAGCTACCGCTGCCGCTTAGGCTAGGTAGGGTAATCTTGCTAGCAAAGGTGGGGGCTGGTGTGGCTGTAGCTGGAGCTGACGCAGCAACTAAAGCTGGGGCAGCTTGAATTACGCCATCGGGGATTATCAACTGAACACCAGCCAACGGAGCCTTGCCCTCAAGGTTGTTGTAGCTATCGATCATGGCAGCATTGGCTTGATATTTGGCTGCTAGCTGGCCAATGTCTTCGCCGCCAGTAGCAGTTAGCAATACGCCATTAACCGGCAAGATGGTTAACTTATCGCCAGGCTTAACACTATTTTCATCACTTATACCATTGACCCACTTAAGGGTGTTGCTAGTAATGTTAAACTTTTGAGCCAGGCTACTGAGGGTATCGCCATCTTTAACAGTATAAGAACTAATGGTCCGCGGACCCTCGGCGGTGAGAACTGGAGATTTCTTGGTCAAGAAATCATCGGCGGCAGTATTTAGAGCCACCTGAGAGTTCATATCTTGGGCTTTTTGACTAACGGCTTGAGCAACCACACCCTGGCTATCGGCCGCCAAAACTGCACCAGTGGCAATCTCGGAGCTTTGGTCGCCAGAACCAACGTTTTGCCCACCCGATGTAATCAAAGCCAGCTTGGGCTGGGTGGCGACTTTGCCTACCAACACCAATGCCAAAGCTAGGCCAAGCAGACTAGAGTGAACACCTAGACGTAAAACTATTGATTTTTTTTCGGTCTTATTAAATACGAGCGAGCGAACTCGGTCGCGTAATTTTTTCTTGGCTTGTGTATATGTGGCCGGTTGTTGGCCAGAGCTTTGAGTTTTTGTTTGAGAAAAGGTTTGGAACTGCCCCACACCTACGAATGACTCGCGGCGCACTTCAAGAGGCAAACCGAGGACTTTTCTACTAATAAAGAACTCCTTTTTCTCGGTAAGCGAGAATTTTGACTGTTGGTTTATCTGTCTCCACCATATCAGCGGACCGGAGATGTTCGACCTTTTATAAGTTAAGATCTCCTGATCTGATAAGTACCAGCAGGCAACATTATTTTTGGATTTAGTTACACCACTCCACACTTCGGATAATGGTTATCCTTAACAATGGTACGTTGTGTAGTCTAGCATGCACCAAATGAGGCGTCAACTAGATTATTTTGCCTTTGTAAAAGCCAAAATGTTAGTTGTTCAGGTATTTTTCAATATTGGCTTGATGTTGGGCGTTAGTTGTGGCAAAACGAATATTGCCCTGTTGGTCAGCCAAAAAGAATAGATAGTCGGATTGAGCAGGATTCATAGCGGCCTCAATAGCATCTAGGCTGGGATTGTTTATGGGTGCTGGCGGCAAGCCAGGTGCTAAATAGGTATTGTAAGGAGAATTCACTCGCAAATCGCCGGGGCTGGTGGTTTTCTTGCCGGTAGCATAGTTTACGGTCACATCACTTTGCAGCTTCATGCCGACCTTTAGCCGATTGTAGAAAACCCCGGCTACCATTTTGCGATCCTGCGAGGTATTGGCCTCTTTTTCGATAATCGAAGCTAGAGTTAGTATCTGATTGGGGCTAAGGTTTTGGGGCCGACTACCCTGCAAGACCGACCAGGCCTGATCTGAAAAAGCCTGCAACATCTGTTGTACCAAGCCTGCAGCCGGGGTGCCGTATATTACCTTATAAGTAGCCGGAAACAGATAGCCTTCGAGGTTGCCGGCCGGCACTGTGCCGCTTAAGAAGTTAAAATTGTAAGCTTGGCGGGTGGCACTAACAAAGTCCTGGCGCGAGCCTAAGCCCGCTGCTTGCCACCTGTTAGCCAGCTCTTCGATGGTTAGGCCCTCTGGAAAAGTCAGCTTAATAATTGCTATCTGGCCACGGCTTAGCATAGTCGCCAGCTGATACATATTGGTTCCTGGCTGAATCAGATACGGGCCGGGCTTGATGCGCCCGCGGGCGGGGCCTAGGTTTAGCATTATCTCCAGCAACCACGGGTTAGCTATCAGCTTTTGTTGGAACAGATTGCTGGCTATCTTAGAGCTGGAATCACCCTCATTAACTGTAACCAAGGTCTTGCCCGTCCGCTGGCCAG
The window above is part of the Candidatus Saccharibacteria bacterium genome. Proteins encoded here:
- a CDS encoding GNAT family N-acetyltransferase; amino-acid sequence: MAIKVEEVPRDASQATILLCSRLLTDFADWHVLQCEPWQAPPARPRDEAYVREVLADPEQWLLLAFLEDKAVGIIHLSVHHTRDKPGWPDHDYGYIEAEWVRPVKRRQGVGKAMVEATKKHFRTLGIDSIETNVWGWNTKSRALHEARGAQIKNINYVIWLEPDTRL
- a CDS encoding class I SAM-dependent methyltransferase; translated protein: MVEISVSGIYIIAQAEPDLFSPKSLDQGTRLLLESLNKFDYSTALDWGCGWGAIGLYMAKLKPESKVVALDSDIAAVKATKANVAQNHIENLEVVASHSYDELDSEQRFDLIASNPPTHRGREVVDTMIAEAKERLNDGGALVMVVEARLKPWVARQMKKVFGDYRILKRGPKNVVLVARQNPSSLSS
- the obgE gene encoding GTPase ObgE; amino-acid sequence: MFTDVATVKVKAGNGGNGRLSFWRTRGNPKGGPDGGDGGDGGNVVLRADHNTNTLAKYRSSKLWAATDGGQGGPSRSHGKNGGDVVLPVPPGTVIFNGEKQVADLAADGDEAIVAFGGRGGFGNAHFKSSVRQAPKMAELGESGEAKQLKLELKLVADVGLVGLPNAGKSTLLSVISNAKPEIANYPFTTLVPNLGVVDVDERSFLVADIPGLIEGASQGKGLGDEFLRHVERTRLLLHLIDINGEDLAKDYQTIQKELSGYAIDLSREPQIVVVTKCESMPKADVDKKLAEFIKATKLKRTEVLCISSVAGKGVQELLRATNQMLQKLNAKTEISEEEIPVIRLDESKAWGVHAKDDVFVVAGTELEGFANRTNFSQYQAVQRLRHILDRKGVLGQIRRLGGQPGAKIKIGEHELEW
- a CDS encoding LysM peptidoglycan-binding domain-containing protein, giving the protein MWSGVTKSKNNVACWYLSDQEILTYKRSNISGPLIWWRQINQQSKFSLTEKKEFFISRKVLGLPLEVRRESFVGVGQFQTFSQTKTQSSGQQPATYTQAKKKLRDRVRSLVFNKTEKKSIVLRLGVHSSLLGLALALVLVGKVATQPKLALITSGGQNVGSGDQSSEIATGAVLAADSQGVVAQAVSQKAQDMNSQVALNTAADDFLTKKSPVLTAEGPRTISSYTVKDGDTLSSLAQKFNITSNTLKWVNGISDENSVKPGDKLTILPVNGVLLTATGGEDIGQLAAKYQANAAMIDSYNNLEGKAPLAGVQLIIPDGVIQAAPALVAASAPATATPAPTFASKITLPSLSGSGSLNNGYAYGYCTYYVASRRNVPNGWGDARYWYGRAGASGFATGSAPRAGAIAWDQRNINHVAYVESVNGDGTITVSEMNFNGAWNRVTWRTAPASQFLYIY
- the mltG gene encoding endolytic transglycosylase MltG — protein: MKQVEKSKNSKPRPIFVLLAAIAVLFSLFLLGLVALAGWQLTQPYGAESAGQRTGKTLVTVNEGDSSSKIASNLFQQKLIANPWLLEIMLNLGPARGRIKPGPYLIQPGTNMYQLATMLSRGQIAIIKLTFPEGLTIEELANRWQAAGLGSRQDFVSATRQAYNFNFLSGTVPAGNLEGYLFPATYKVIYGTPAAGLVQQMLQAFSDQAWSVLQGSRPQNLSPNQILTLASIIEKEANTSQDRKMVAGVFYNRLKVGMKLQSDVTVNYATGKKTTSPGDLRVNSPYNTYLAPGLPPAPINNPSLDAIEAAMNPAQSDYLFFLADQQGNIRFATTNAQHQANIEKYLNN